In a genomic window of Oncorhynchus keta strain PuntledgeMale-10-30-2019 unplaced genomic scaffold, Oket_V2 Un_contig_26489_pilon_pilon, whole genome shotgun sequence:
- the LOC127922632 gene encoding uncharacterized protein LOC127922632 isoform X7 codes for MEGRGDRGVSSPYSGGRMEGRGDRGVSSPYSGGRMGWRAEGTEVCLVPTVEGGWRAEGTEVCLVPTVEGGWRAEGTEVCLVPTVEGGWRAEGTEVCLVPTVEGGWRAEGTEVCLVPTVEGGWRAEGTEVCLVPTVEGGWRAEGTEVCLVPTVEGGWRAEGTEVCLVPTVEGGWRAEGTEVCLVPTVEGGWRAEGTEVCLVPTVEGGWRAEGTEVCLVPTVEGGWRAEGTEVCLVPTVEGGWRAEGTEVCLVPTVEGGWRAEGTEVCLVPTVEGGWRAEGTEVCLVPTVEGGWRAEGTEVCLVPTVEGGWRAEGTEVCLVPTVEGGWRAEGTEVCLVPTVEGGWRAEGTEVCLVPTVEGGWRAEGTEVCLVPTVEGGWRAEGTEVCLVPTVEGGWRAEGTEVCLVPTVEGGWDGGQRGQRCV; via the exons atggagggcagaggggacagaggtgtgtctagtccctacagtggagggaggatggagggcagaggggacagag gtgtgtctagtccctacagtggagggaggatgggatggagggcagaggggacagag gtgtgtctagtccctacagtggagggaggatggagggcagagggaacagaggtgtgtctagtccctacagtggagggaggatggagggcagaggggacagag gtgtgtctagtccctacagtggagggaggatggagggcagaggggacagag gtgtgtctagtccctacagtggagggaggatggagggcagaggggacagaggtgtgtctagtccctacagtggagggaggatggagggcagaggggacagaggtgtgtctagtccctacagtggagggaggatggagggcagaggggacagaggtgtgtctagtccctacagtggagggaggatggagggcagaggggacagag gtgtgtctagtccctacagtggagggaggatggagggcagaggggacagag gtgtgtctagtccctacagtggagggaggatggagggcagaggggacagaggtgtgtctagtccctacagtggagggaggatggagggcagaggggacagaggtgtgtctagtccctacagtggagggaggatggagggcagaggggacagaggtgtgtctagtccctacagtggagggaggatggagggcagagggaacagaggtgtgtctagtccctacagtggagggaggatggagggcagagggaacagag gtgtgtctagtccctacagtggagggaggatggagggcagagggaacagaggtgtgtctagtccctacagtggagggaggatggagggcagagggaacagaggtgtgtctagtccctacagtggagggaggatggagggcagagggaacagaggtgtgtctagtccctacagtggagggaggatggagggcagagggaacagag gtgtgtctagtccctacagtggagggaggatggagggcagagggaacagag gtgtgtctagtccctacagtggagggaggatggagggcagaggggacagaggtgtgtctagtccctacagtggagggaggatggagggcagaggggacagag gtgtgtctagtccctacagtggagggaggatggagggcagaggggacagaggtgtgtctagtccctacagtggagggaggatgggatggagggcagaggggacagaggtgtgtctag
- the LOC127922632 gene encoding uncharacterized protein LOC127922632 isoform X9 — protein sequence MEGRGDRGVSSPYSGGRMEGRGDRGVSSPYSGGRMGWRAEGTEVCLVPTVEGGWRAEGTEVCLVPTVEGGWRAEGTEVCLVPTVEGGWRAEGTEVCLVPTVEGGWRAEGTEVCLVPTVEGGWRAEGTEVCLVPTVEGGWRAEGTEVCLVPTVEGGWRAEGTEVCLVPTVEGGWRAEGTEVCLVPTVEGGWRAEGTEVCLVPTVEGGWRAEGTEVCLVPTVEGGWRAEGTEVCLVPTVEGGWRAEGTEVCLVPTVEGGWRAEGTEVCLVPTVEGGWRAEGTEVCLVPTVEGGWRAEGTEVCLVPTVEGGWRAEGTEVCLVPTVEGGWRAEGTEVCLVPTVEGGWRAEGTEVCLVPTVEGGWRAEGTEVCLVPTVEGGWDGGQRGQRCV from the exons atggagggcagaggggacagaggtgtgtctagtccctacagtggagggaggatggagggcagaggggacagag gtgtgtctagtccctacagtggagggaggatgggatggagggcagaggggacagag gtgtgtctagtccctacagtggagggaggatggagggcagagggaacagaggtgtgtctagtccctacagtggagggaggatggagggcagaggggacagag gtgtgtctagtccctacagtggagggaggatggagggcagaggggacagag gtgtgtctagtccctacagtggagggaggatggagggcagaggggacagaggtgtgtctagtccctacagtggagggaggatggagggcagaggggacagaggtgtgtctagtccctacagtggagggaggatggagggcagaggggacagaggtgtgtctagtccctacagtggagggaggatggagggcagaggggacagag gtgtgtctagtccctacagtggagggaggatggagggcagaggggacagag gtgtgtctagtccctacagtggagggaggatggagggcagaggggacagaggtgtgtctagtccctacagtggagggaggatggagggcagaggggacagaggtgtgtctagtccctacagtggagggaggatggagggcagaggggacagaggtgtgtctagtccctacagtggagggaggatggagggcagagggaacagaggtgtgtctagtccctacagtggagggaggatggagggcagagggaacagag gtgtgtctagtccctacagtggagggaggatggagggcagagggaacagaggtgtgtctagtccctacagtggagggaggatggagggcagagggaacagaggtgtgtctagtccctacagtggagggaggatggagggcagagggaacagaggtgtgtctagtccctacagtggagggaggatggagggcagagggaacagag gtgtgtctagtccctacagtggagggaggatggagggcagagggaacagag gtgtgtctagtccctacagtggagggaggatggagggcagaggggacagaggtgtgtctagtccctacagtggagggaggatgggatggagggcagaggggacagag gtgtgtctag
- the LOC127922632 gene encoding uncharacterized protein LOC127922632 isoform X5, protein MEGRGDRGVSSPYSGGRMEGRGDRGVSSPYSGGRMGWRAEGTEVCLVPTVEGGWRAEGTEVCLVPTVEGGWRAEGTEVCLVPTVEGGWRAEGTEVCLVPTVEGGWRAEGTEVCLVPTVEGGWRAEGTEVCLVPTVEGGWRAEGTEVCLVPTVEGGWRAEGTEVCLVPTVEGGWRAEGTEVCLVPTVEGGWRAEGTEVCLVPTVEGGWRAEGTEVCLVPTVEGGWRAEGTEVCLVPTVEGGWRAEGTEVCLVPTVEGGWRAEGTEVCLVPTVEGGWRAEGTEVCLVPTVEGGWRAEGTEVCLVPTVEGGWRAEGTEVCLVPTVEGGWRAEGTEVCLVPTVEGGWRAEGTEVCLVPTVEGGWRAEGTEVCLVPTVEGGWRAEGTEVCLVPTVEGGWRAEGTEVCLVPTVEGGWRAEGTEVCLVPTVEGGWDGGQRGQRCV, encoded by the exons atggagggcagaggggacagaggtgtgtctagtccctacagtggagggaggatggagggcagaggggacagag gtgtgtctagtccctacagtggagggaggatgggatggagggcagaggggacagag gtgtgtctagtccctacagtggagggaggatggagggcagagggaacagaggtgtgtctagtccctacagtggagggaggatggagggcagaggggacagag gtgtgtctagtccctacagtggagggaggatggagggcagaggggacagag gtgtgtctagtccctacagtggagggaggatggagggcagaggggacagaggtgtgtctagtccctacagtggagggaggatggagggcagaggggacagaggtgtgtctagtccctacagtggagggaggatggagggcagaggggacagaggtgtgtctagtccctacagtggagggaggatggagggcagaggggacagag gtgtgtctagtccctacagtggagggaggatggagggcagaggggacagag gtgtgtctagtccctacagtggagggaggatggagggcagaggggacagaggtgtgtctagtccctacagtggagggaggatggagggcagaggggacagaggtgtgtctagtccctacagtggagggaggatggagggcagaggggacagaggtgtgtctagtccctacagtggagggaggatggagggcagagggaacagaggtgtgtctagtccctacagtggagggaggatggagggcagagggaacagag gtgtgtctagtccctacagtggagggaggatggagggcagagggaacagaggtgtgtctagtccctacagtggagggaggatggagggcagagggaacagaggtgtgtctagtccctacagtggagggaggatggagggcagagggaacagaggtgtgtctagtccctacagtggagggaggatggagggcagagggaacagag gtgtgtctagtccctacagtggagggaggatggagggcagagggaacagag gtgtgtctagtccctacagtggagggaggatggagggcagaggggacagaggtgtgtctagtccctacagtggagggaggatggagggcagaggggacagag gtgtgtctagtccctacagtggagggaggatggagggcagaggggacagag gtgtgtctagtccctacagtggagggaggatggagggcagaggggacagaggtgtgtctagtccctacagtggagggaggatgggatggagggcagaggggacagag gtgtgtctag
- the LOC127922632 gene encoding uncharacterized protein LOC127922632 isoform X19, with the protein MEGRGDRGVSSPYSGGRMEGRGDRGVSSPYSGGRMGWRAEGTEVCLVPTVEGGWRAEGTEVCLVPTVEGGWRAEGTEVCLVPTVEGGWRAEGTEVCLVPTVEGGWRAEGTEVCLVPTVEGGWRAEGTEVCLVPTVEGGWRAEGTEVCLVPTVEGGWRAEGTEVCLVPTVEGGWRAEGTEVCLVPTVEGGWRAEGTEVCLVPTVEGGWRAEGTEVCLVPTVEGGWRAEGTEVCLVPTVEGGWRAEGTEVCLVPTVEGGWRAEGTEVCLVPTVEGGWRAEGTEVCLVPTVEGGWRAEGTEVCLVPTVEGGWRAEGTEVCLVPTVEGGWRAEGTEVCLVPTVEGGWRAEGTEVCLVPTVEGGWDGGQRGQRCV; encoded by the exons atggagggcagaggggacagaggtgtgtctagtccctacagtggagggaggatggagggcagaggggacagag gtgtgtctagtccctacagtggagggaggatgggatggagggcagaggggacagag gtgtgtctagtccctacagtggagggaggatggagggcagagggaacagaggtgtgtctagtccctacagtggagggaggatggagggcagaggggacagag gtgtgtctagtccctacagtggagggaggatggagggcagaggggacagag gtgtgtctagtccctacagtggagggaggatggagggcagaggggacagaggtgtgtctagtccctacagtggagggaggatggagggcagaggggacagaggtgtgtctagtccctacagtggagggaggatggagggcagaggggacagaggtgtgtctagtccctacagtggagggaggatggagggcagaggggacagag gtgtgtctagtccctacagtggagggaggatggagggcagaggggacagag gtgtgtctagtccctacagtggagggaggatggagggcagaggggacagaggtgtgtctagtccctacagtggagggaggatggagggcagaggggacagaggtgtgtctagtccctacagtggagggaggatggagggcagaggggacagaggtgtgtctagtccctacagtggagggaggatggagggcagagggaacagaggtgtgtctagtccctacagtggagggaggatggagggcagagggaacagag gtgtgtctagtccctacagtggagggaggatggagggcagagggaacagaggtgtgtctagtccctacagtggagggaggatggagggcagagggaacagaggtgtgtctagtccctacagtggagggaggatggagggcagagggaacagaggtgtgtctagtccctacagtggagggaggatggagggcagagggaacagag gtgtgtctagtccctacagtggagggaggatggagggcagagggaacagag gtgtgtctagtccctacagtggagggaggatgggatggagggcagaggggacagaggtgtgtctag
- the LOC127922632 gene encoding uncharacterized protein LOC127922632 isoform X3 produces the protein MEGRGDRGVSSPYSGGRMEGRGDRGVSSPYSGGRMGWRAEGTEVCLVPTVEGGWRAEGTEVCLVPTVEGGWRAEGTEVCLVPTVEGGWRAEGTEVCLVPTVEGGWRAEGTEVCLVPTVEGGWRAEGTEVCLVPTVEGGWRAEGTEVCLVPTVEGGWRAEGTEVCLVPTVEGGWRAEGTEVCLVPTVEGGWRAEGTEVCLVPTVEGGWRAEGTEVCLVPTVEGGWRAEGTEVCLVPTVEGGWRAEGTEVCLVPTVEGGWRAEGTEVCLVPTVEGGWRAEGTEVCLVPTVEGGWRAEGTEVCLVPTVEGGWRAEGTEVCLVPTVEGGWRAEGTEVCLVPTVEGGWRAEGTEVCLVPTVEGGWRAEGTEVCLVPTVEGGWRAEGTEVCLVPTVEGGWRAEGTEVCLVPTVEGGWRAEGTEVCLVPTVEGGWRAEGTEVCLVPTVEGGWRAEGTEVCLVPTVEGGWDGGQRGQRCV, from the exons atggagggcagaggggacagaggtgtgtctagtccctacagtggagggaggatggagggcagaggggacagag gtgtgtctagtccctacagtggagggaggatgggatggagggcagaggggacagag gtgtgtctagtccctacagtggagggaggatggagggcagagggaacagaggtgtgtctagtccctacagtggagggaggatggagggcagaggggacagag gtgtgtctagtccctacagtggagggaggatggagggcagaggggacagag gtgtgtctagtccctacagtggagggaggatggagggcagaggggacagaggtgtgtctagtccctacagtggagggaggatggagggcagaggggacagaggtgtgtctagtccctacagtggagggaggatggagggcagaggggacagaggtgtgtctagtccctacagtggagggaggatggagggcagaggggacagag gtgtgtctagtccctacagtggagggaggatggagggcagaggggacagag gtgtgtctagtccctacagtggagggaggatggagggcagaggggacagaggtgtgtctagtccctacagtggagggaggatggagggcagaggggacagaggtgtgtctagtccctacagtggagggaggatggagggcagaggggacagaggtgtgtctagtccctacagtggagggaggatggagggcagagggaacagaggtgtgtctagtccctacagtggagggaggatggagggcagagggaacagag gtgtgtctagtccctacagtggagggaggatggagggcagagggaacagaggtgtgtctagtccctacagtggagggaggatggagggcagagggaacagaggtgtgtctagtccctacagtggagggaggatggagggcagagggaacagaggtgtgtctagtccctacagtggagggaggatggagggcagagggaacagag gtgtgtctagtccctacagtggagggaggatggagggcagagggaacagag gtgtgtctagtccctacagtggagggaggatggagggcagaggggacagaggtgtgtctagtccctacagtggagggaggatggagggcagaggggacagag gtgtgtctagtccctacagtggagggaggatggagggcagaggggacagaggtgtgtctagtccctacagtggagggaggatggagggcagaggggacagaggtgtgtctagtccctacagtggagggaggatggagggcagaggggacagag gtgtgtctagtccctacagtggagggaggatggagggcagaggggacagaggtgtgtctagtccctacagtggagggaggatgggatggagggcagaggggacagaggtgtgtctag
- the LOC127922632 gene encoding uncharacterized protein LOC127922632 isoform X14 has product MEGRGDRGVSSPYSGGRMEGRGDRGVSSPYSGGRMGWRAEGTEVCLVPTVEGGWRAEGTEVCLVPTVEGGWRAEGTEVCLVPTVEGGWRAEGTEVCLVPTVEGGWRAEGTEVCLVPTVEGGWRAEGTEVCLVPTVEGGWRAEGTEVCLVPTVEGGWRAEGTEVCLVPTVEGGWRAEGTEVCLVPTVEGGWRAEGTEVCLVPTVEGGWRAEGTEVCLVPTVEGGWRAEGTEVCLVPTVEGGWRAEGTEVCLVPTVEGGWRAEGTEVCLVPTVEGGWRAEGTEVCLVPTVEGGWRAEGTEVCLVPTVEGGWRAEGTEVCLVPTVEGGWRAEGTEVCLVPTVEGGWRAEGTEVCLVPTVEGGWRAEGTEVCLVPTVEGGWDGGQRGQRCV; this is encoded by the exons atggagggcagaggggacagaggtgtgtctagtccctacagtggagggaggatggagggcagaggggacagag gtgtgtctagtccctacagtggagggaggatgggatggagggcagaggggacagag gtgtgtctagtccctacagtggagggaggatggagggcagagggaacagaggtgtgtctagtccctacagtggagggaggatggagggcagaggggacagag gtgtgtctagtccctacagtggagggaggatggagggcagaggggacagag gtgtgtctagtccctacagtggagggaggatggagggcagaggggacagaggtgtgtctagtccctacagtggagggaggatggagggcagaggggacagaggtgtgtctagtccctacagtggagggaggatggagggcagaggggacagaggtgtgtctagtccctacagtggagggaggatggagggcagaggggacagag gtgtgtctagtccctacagtggagggaggatggagggcagaggggacagag gtgtgtctagtccctacagtggagggaggatggagggcagaggggacagaggtgtgtctagtccctacagtggagggaggatggagggcagaggggacagaggtgtgtctagtccctacagtggagggaggatggagggcagaggggacagaggtgtgtctagtccctacagtggagggaggatggagggcagagggaacagaggtgtgtctagtccctacagtggagggaggatggagggcagagggaacagag gtgtgtctagtccctacagtggagggaggatggagggcagagggaacagaggtgtgtctagtccctacagtggagggaggatggagggcagagggaacagaggtgtgtctagtccctacagtggagggaggatggagggcagagggaacagaggtgtgtctagtccctacagtggagggaggatggagggcagagggaacagaggtgtgtctagtccctacagtggagggaggatggagggcagaggggacagag gtgtgtctagtccctacagtggagggaggatggagggcagaggggacagag gtgtgtctagtccctacagtggagggaggatgggatggagggcagaggggacagaggtgtgtctag
- the LOC127922632 gene encoding uncharacterized protein LOC127922632 isoform X2, with amino-acid sequence MEGRGDRGVSSPYSGGRMEGRGDRGVSSPYSGGRMGWRAEGTEVCLVPTVEGGWRAEGTEVCLVPTVEGGWRAEGTEVCLVPTVEGGWRAEGTEVCLVPTVEGGWRAEGTEVCLVPTVEGGWRAEGTEVCLVPTVEGGWRAEGTEVCLVPTVEGGWRAEGTEVCLVPTVEGGWRAEGTEVCLVPTVEGGWRAEGTEVCLVPTVEGGWRAEGTEVCLVPTVEGGWRAEGTEVCLVPTVEGGWRAEGTEVCLVPTVEGGWRAEGTEVCLVPTVEGGWRAEGTEVCLVPTVEGGWRAEGTEVCLVPTVEGGWRAEGTEVCLVPTVEGGWRAEGTEVCLVPTVEGGWRAEGTEVCLVPTVEGGWRAEGTEVCLVPTVEGGWRAEGTEVCLVPTVEGGWRAEGTEVCLVPTVEGGWRAEGTEVCLVPTVEGGWRAEGTEVCLVPTVEGGWRAEGTEVCLVPTVEGGWDGGQRGQRCV; translated from the exons atggagggcagaggggacagaggtgtgtctagtccctacagtggagggaggatggagggcagaggggacagag gtgtgtctagtccctacagtggagggaggatgggatggagggcagaggggacagag gtgtgtctagtccctacagtggagggaggatggagggcagagggaacagaggtgtgtctagtccctacagtggagggaggatggagggcagaggggacagag gtgtgtctagtccctacagtggagggaggatggagggcagaggggacagag gtgtgtctagtccctacagtggagggaggatggagggcagaggggacagaggtgtgtctagtccctacagtggagggaggatggagggcagaggggacagaggtgtgtctagtccctacagtggagggaggatggagggcagaggggacagaggtgtgtctagtccctacagtggagggaggatggagggcagaggggacagag gtgtgtctagtccctacagtggagggaggatggagggcagaggggacagag gtgtgtctagtccctacagtggagggaggatggagggcagaggggacagaggtgtgtctagtccctacagtggagggaggatggagggcagaggggacagaggtgtgtctagtccctacagtggagggaggatggagggcagaggggacagaggtgtgtctagtccctacagtggagggaggatggagggcagagggaacagaggtgtgtctagtccctacagtggagggaggatggagggcagagggaacagag gtgtgtctagtccctacagtggagggaggatggagggcagagggaacagaggtgtgtctagtccctacagtggagggaggatggagggcagagggaacagaggtgtgtctagtccctacagtggagggaggatggagggcagagggaacagaggtgtgtctagtccctacagtggagggaggatggagggcagagggaacagag gtgtgtctagtccctacagtggagggaggatggagggcagagggaacagag gtgtgtctagtccctacagtggagggaggatggagggcagaggggacagaggtgtgtctagtccctacagtggagggaggatggagggcagaggggacagag gtgtgtctagtccctacagtggagggaggatggagggcagaggggacagaggtgtgtctagtccctacagtggagggaggatggagggcagaggggacagaggtgtgtctagtccctacagtggagggaggatggagggcagaggggacagag gtgtgtctagtccctacagtggagggaggatggagggcagaggggacagaggtgtgtctagtccctacagtggagggaggatgggatggagggcagaggggacagag gtgtgtctag
- the LOC127922632 gene encoding uncharacterized protein LOC127922632 isoform X6 produces MEGRGDRGVSSPYSGGRMEGRGDRGVSSPYSGGRMGWRAEGTEVCLVPTVEGGWRAEGTEVCLVPTVEGGWRAEGTEVCLVPTVEGGWRAEGTEVCLVPTVEGGWRAEGTEVCLVPTVEGGWRAEGTEVCLVPTVEGGWRAEGTEVCLVPTVEGGWRAEGTEVCLVPTVEGGWRAEGTEVCLVPTVEGGWRAEGTEVCLVPTVEGGWRAEGTEVCLVPTVEGGWRAEGTEVCLVPTVEGGWRAEGTEVCLVPTVEGGWRAEGTEVCLVPTVEGGWRAEGTEVCLVPTVEGGWRAEGTEVCLVPTVEGGWRAEGTEVCLVPTVEGGWRAEGTEVCLVPTVEGGWRAEGTEVCLVPTVEGGWRAEGTEVCLVPTVEGGWRAEGTEVCLVPTVEGGWRAEGTEVCLVPTVEGGWDGGQRGQRCV; encoded by the exons atggagggcagaggggacagaggtgtgtctagtccctacagtggagggaggatggagggcagaggggacagag gtgtgtctagtccctacagtggagggaggatgggatggagggcagaggggacagag gtgtgtctagtccctacagtggagggaggatggagggcagagggaacagaggtgtgtctagtccctacagtggagggaggatggagggcagaggggacagag gtgtgtctagtccctacagtggagggaggatggagggcagaggggacagag gtgtgtctagtccctacagtggagggaggatggagggcagaggggacagaggtgtgtctagtccctacagtggagggaggatggagggcagaggggacagaggtgtgtctagtccctacagtggagggaggatggagggcagaggggacagaggtgtgtctagtccctacagtggagggaggatggagggcagaggggacagag gtgtgtctagtccctacagtggagggaggatggagggcagaggggacagag gtgtgtctagtccctacagtggagggaggatggagggcagaggggacagaggtgtgtctagtccctacagtggagggaggatggagggcagaggggacagaggtgtgtctagtccctacagtggagggaggatggagggcagaggggacagaggtgtgtctagtccctacagtggagggaggatggagggcagagggaacagaggtgtgtctagtccctacagtggagggaggatggagggcagagggaacagag gtgtgtctagtccctacagtggagggaggatggagggcagagggaacagaggtgtgtctagtccctacagtggagggaggatggagggcagagggaacagaggtgtgtctagtccctacagtggagggaggatggagggcagagggaacagaggtgtgtctagtccctacagtggagggaggatggagggcagagggaacagag gtgtgtctagtccctacagtggagggaggatggagggcagagggaacagag gtgtgtctagtccctacagtggagggaggatggagggcagaggggacagaggtgtgtctagtccctacagtggagggaggatggagggcagaggggacagag gtgtgtctagtccctacagtggagggaggatggagggcagaggggacagaggtgtgtctagtccctacagtggagggaggatgggatggagggcagaggggacagag gtgtgtctag